A single genomic interval of Helianthus annuus cultivar XRQ/B chromosome 6, HanXRQr2.0-SUNRISE, whole genome shotgun sequence harbors:
- the LOC110864778 gene encoding uncharacterized protein LOC110864778 → MAKRSHQRPSRQKKDTSGCMWGIISMFDFRHGRTPRRLLSDRRRYTDNNSYGPPYPASEASFPTYSQEMHSSIKDVEKTKKTKVDLTRMRVKEVTEEKMFFDLDPKSIRKNHERVNKSKTLQKSFDEETSISHQAQKTSQYHDLEALVREILLIYRKRNEQNGDHGTWAKRSFPIVEEKLIAAVEALLNEKSRNGDHKKFHHSKEMFKMLSSNKEMFLKILHDQNLILLNEDQKSRSRSKVQGPEEPEPLTRKHQKIFRRKSKSQECIQLYEKDRIVVLKPGCSENQVSTGNETDNDENGSQFSFTKVKRRLKHAMENEQATPGPTERAGKTVDSGWSSPNRDHFYIERFTKVNNGFKTGDRFSNSRADNRISNIYVEAKKHLSEMLTSGDEDAESMKRSLPARSKSLGRILSLREYNSLSPLNSPRGQTRPMVNTSQLIVPIENPEGKIAVLDNVTCEGDQEIVNLPSCDKEHKKQPELCEPRDSVTEEDQPSESLEPDLPEKNELSSSQNPNEHSLASKTEDFKTSPEKPSPVSVLEPLFSDDDVTPAKPVSLPVEAAVQPRCIEFDEFVSGVEDQQIRITDSGDNEETAFEYVEAVLLSSDLNWSVFENRWISSVQILDSSLFDEVETFSSQAKYDQKLLFDSTNEALEDVCNRFIPESPFIKQNYWPVPKGMDLINEVWSRLESRLCKLYPRDLNTLVSNELETNRMWLDLQSGSREVVFELEESIFEETIDDVLFEFVYL, encoded by the exons ATGGCAAAAAGATCACATCAACGCCCTTCTCGACAGAAGAAAGACACATCGGGTTGTATGTGGGGAATAATTAGTATGTTTGACTTTCGACATGGTCGGACCCCAAGAAGGCTGCTTTCAGATCGTAGAAGATACACCGACAACAATTCTTACG GTCCTCCATATCCTGCATCCGAAGCGAGTTTTCCCACATATTCTCAGGAGATGCATTCAAGCATTAAG GATGTCGAAAAAACAAAAAAGACAAAAGTTGATCTTACGAGGATGAGGGTAAAGGAAGTTACCGAAGAAAAGATGTTCTTTGACCTGGATCCGAAATCCATAAGGAAAAATCATGAACGCGTGAATAAATCCAAAACGTTACAAAAATCTTTTGACGAGGAAACGTCGATTAGTCATCAAGCTCAGAAAACGTCACAGTATCATGATCTTGAAGCTCTTGTGAGAGAAATCTTACTGATTTATCGAAAAAGGAATGAACAGAATGGTGATCATGGTACATGGGCAAAACGGTCTTTTCCGATAGTTGAAGAAAAGCTTATTGCAGCCGTTGAGGCGTTGCTGAACGAGAAATCAAGAAACGGAGACCACAAGAAGTTTCACCATTCAAAAGAGATGTTTAAGATGTTGAGTTCGAATAAAGAAATGTTCTTGAAAATCCTTCATGATCAAAACTTGATTTTGTTAAACGAAGACCAGAAGTCAAGGTCAAGGTCAAAGGTTCAAGGGCCGGAGGAACCGGAACCCCTGACCCGTAAACATCAAAAGATCTTTAGAAGAAAGAGCAAGTCCCAAGAATGTATACAGTTGTACGAAAAGGATAGAATCGTCGTTTTGAAGCCCGGATGTTCCGAAAATCAAGTTTCGACGGGGAATGAAACCGACAACGATGAAAATGGTTCACAGTTTTCGTTTACGAAAGTCAAAAGACGGTTAAAACACGCTATGGAAAACGAGCAAGCAACACCGGGACCCACTGAACGAGCGGGAAAAACGGTTGACAGTGGATGGAGTTCCCCAAATCGAGATCATTTCTACATTGAAAGATTTACAAAGGTTAACAACGGGTTTAAAACAGGAGATAGATTTTCAAACTCACGTGCAGATAATCGGATATCAAACATTTATGTCGAGGCTAAGAAACATTTATCGGAAATGCTCACAAGTGGCGATGAAGATGCTGAGTCAATGAAGAGAAGCCTCCCGGCCCGCTCGAAAAGTCTTGGGAGGATTTTGTCTCTTCGAGAGTACAACTCTCTTTCTCCGCTTAATAGTCCTCGAGGTCAAACGAGACCTATGGTCAACACAAGTCAACTGATTGTGCCTATTGAAAACCCCGAAGGGAAAATTGCAGTTCTGGATAATGTGACTTGTGAAG GCGATCAGGAGATTGTGAATTTGCCTTCATGTGATAAAGAACACAAAAAGCAACCGGAATTGTGTGAACCCCGTGACTCTGTAACTGAAGAAGATCAACCTTCTGAGAGCTTAGAACCG GATTTACCCGAAAAGAATGAGTTATCTTCTTCTCAAAACCCTAACGAGCATTCACTTGCAAGCAAGACCGAAGATTTCAAGACCAGTCCCGAAAAACCTAGTCCTGTATCTGTTCTCGAGCCGTTGTTTTCAGATGACGACGTTACCCCTGCAAAGCCCGTCTCTCTACCTG TCGAAGCTGCGGTTCAGCCACGATGCATCGAATTCGACGAGTTTGTTTCCGGTGTTGAAGATCAACAAATACGAATCACAGACTCGGGGGATAATGAGGAAACCGCATTCGAGTATGTTGAAGCCGTGCTGCTTTCTTCCGACTTAAACTGGTCCGTATTCGAAAACCGGTGGATTTCATCCGTTCAAATCCTCGACTCGTCTTTATTCGATGAAGTAGAAACTTTTTCGAGCCAGGCCAAATACGACCAAAAGCTTCTCTTTGACTCAACTAATGAAGCTCTCGAAGACGTATGCAATCGTTTCATTCCCGAATCGCCGTTTATCAAACAAAATTATTGGCCCGTTCCTAAAGGAATGGACTTGATAAACGAGGTGTGGTCGAGACTCGAGTCACGTCTTTGTAAGCTTTACCCTCGAGATTTGAACACGCTCGTAAGCAACGAATTGGAAACTAATAGAATGTGGTTGGATCTTCAAAGCGGGTCACGTGAAGTAGTTTTCGAGCTTGAAGAATCAATCTTCGAAGAAACAATCGACGATGTCCTTTTTGAGTTTGTTTACTTATAG